The Cronobacter sakazakii genome has a window encoding:
- the ycaR gene encoding protein YcaR, which translates to MDHRLLEIIACPVCNGKLYFNQEKQELICKVDRLAFPLRDGIPVLLENEARALTAEETNP; encoded by the coding sequence ATGGATCATCGTTTACTCGAAATCATCGCCTGTCCGGTTTGCAACGGCAAACTCTACTTCAATCAGGAAAAGCAGGAACTTATCTGCAAGGTTGACCGTCTGGCTTTCCCGCTGCGCGACGGTATTCCGGTCCTGCTGGAAAATGAAGCGCGCGCGCTTACAGCCGAAGAGACCAACCCATGA